The window TTGGTTACATTAACATGTTCAATGCAACCGAAAGCCAACTTCCTGCCTCAGTGCTCTATTTAATATCAATTACTttccatttcatttattttttatcttttcttttgcaTCACAttctgtttggatttttttttccaggacaTTTTAGTTTCTTCTGCAGCGCCAACCCCCAGCATTCCCTCTgatggaggaaggaaggaaagaagaaaaatgggGAACCCCCCCTATATTTACAACATATTTAACGTATGTACTATTTATTAAATATAGCTTTCAACAGCTAAACACAATCAGACTTAGAGTTGGTTCCATTGGTCAGGAATCAAAATGTAATTACATTTGCTTTGAAGAATCCCTTGAAACAATATGTATCTATCTATATAGAGCATGTTATGATGTATTACATATATTACAGCTGCAGCTAGCAGATAATAGAGATCTGGGTTtctttgtgctaagcactgtacaaacacgagagagagtccctgtcccaaagagcttacattctaaatacTGTACTCTTTTGTATTGAAACTAATAGTTTAACTGAGCATGTTGAACTTCTGTGGATCCATTTAAAACCCGATGTTGCCATGATTTATGAAGAGGGatatggggtctgatcctgcagtattgACTCAGTCAGAATGAAAATCCCATTGATTCATGAGCCCCTAATGTCAATGAAGTATCAGTTCACAATCAGTTCTGAGGATCAGTTGATCCAGTGATCAGTACCATTACATCAGGGAACTTAGCAACAGGGTAATAGTTCCCTTCACGAATGATTGAGATTGAAGGACCCGTGGATAGAGTTGGTGATATTTCATGGGCTTAGttctttatttttacatttgttgTTGTTAATCTCTGCAAACTATAAACAAACAAGGAAAGAAATTACACATGATTTTGCATCTGGTGGGCTGAGCCTCGGTGGGATGAATGGCAGATATAGGGTAAGATTGTGCTTTGCTCCTGATATATCCCTTCTCCAGGACAGCTGGGTGTATCACTTTTTAGGATATAGAGCGCCCCAGTGTGCCCTAGGATCAATAACTGTGATCATAAGACACTGAAACGTGTAATGTGTGTAAGTACAATGCTTAACTTAGTAACTGTGCCAATAATGTATAATGATCCGTGGAAGAGAGGTTGCCTGGTCGTCCAAGCTGAGCTATGCCTTGGCAGCCTTCCTGCAAGTGTATGTTGCAGAAGAGTGTGTATCACTTATAACCTTGGGCTGGCACTAATGGTTTGGGTCACCGGAATGGCATGTTtcgaagagggaaaaaaatagcaTGGACTTTTCTGAAAATATTAACTCGTCTATTTGGAGAATGACCGTTGCCTTTGAAACCTGGCTCTATACACCTATATTTAGCACTAGAGGAGCGAAGGAGAAGAGGTTTCAGTTTTAAGCTCCGCTGTTTGCTCTAaaatcaccccctccccccatctgaaACAGGGCAGATTCACACAGAGGGGTGTGGCcgctgccctttggaattattcCCCCGAATCCACCTTTGCTATCCCACTTCATCCCGCGTTCGCGAGCTGAGTTTGCGTTTTTATTCCCCCCctttccactccccaccccccgccaaaCAGGAGATGTTCCCCAGACAGAGCCCAGGATACTGGTTGGAATCAGATTTGGAGGGTGATGCACCGCGACAGCTAAAAGTTGGATAGAGTTTCAGCAGCTACTATATATAAAGCAGGGGGACTTATGTCACTGCACTAATTAAATTCCATCTGGGTGGCTCCTCTGGGTTTTTTTTGAGCCTATCACCCAACTCCAGcaggcagagaggccaagggGAGAGCATGATGATGGACCTTTTTGAAACTAGCTCCTATTTCTTCTACTTGGACGGAGAAAATGgagctctgcagcagctggagatggCAGAGGGGTCCCCCCTGTACCCAGGCAGCGATGGCACTTTGTCCCCCTGCCAGGACCAAATGCCCCAAGAAGCCGGGAGTGACAGCAGTGGAGAGGAGCATGTGCTGGCACCCCCAGGCCTACAACCCCCTCATTGCCCCGGCCAGTGTTTGATCTGGGCTTGTAAGACCTGCAAGAGGAAATCGGCCCCCACCGACAGGAGGAAAGCAGCCACTCTGCGGGAGAGGAGGCGGCTGAAGAAGATCAACGAAGCCTTCGAGGCTCTGAAAAGGAGGACTGTGGCCAACCCCAACCAGCGGCTGCCCAAGGTGGAGATCCTGAGGAGTGCCATCAGCTACATAGAGAAGCTGCAGGATCTCCTGCACAGGCTGGATCAGCAGGAGAAAATGCAGGAGATTGGGGGAGATCCTTTTAGCTTCAGCCCCAAGCAGGGAAATGTAAGCACAGCGATT of the Gopherus flavomarginatus isolate rGopFla2 chromosome 1, rGopFla2.mat.asm, whole genome shotgun sequence genome contains:
- the MYF6 gene encoding myogenic factor 6 translates to MMMDLFETSSYFFYLDGENGALQQLEMAEGSPLYPGSDGTLSPCQDQMPQEAGSDSSGEEHVLAPPGLQPPHCPGQCLIWACKTCKRKSAPTDRRKAATLRERRRLKKINEAFEALKRRTVANPNQRLPKVEILRSAISYIEKLQDLLHRLDQQEKMQEIGGDPFSFSPKQGNIPSSDFLSTCSSDWQNVSDHSRVLALSAKEGASIVESSASSSLRCLSSIVDSISSEDPKLPSVEEVVEK